The DNA region GGGAGGCCATCAGGATCACCTGCGCGTCGGCCCCGCGCACGACGTCGATCTGGGTGCGGTAGGCGTCGGTGATCGCCGCCAGGCCGCGGGCGCCGGCAGGGACGTCGGCGATGGCGAGATGGTCGGTGCCGGCCCCGCAGGCCAGCCGACCGCCGACGGCGGCGGCCTCGCGCCCGCTGCGGGCGATCAGGTCCTTGGTGGCGGCCCAGTCCAGGCCCATCCCGCGTTGGGCGGTGTCCATCGCCTCGGCGACACCGAGCCCGTAGGACCACAGCTGATGGCGGTAGGCCAGGGTGTGGTCCCAGTCCAGGTCGGCCGGTGCGCCCGGGGTGTTGTCGGCATCCACCTTGGGGATGACATGTGCTGCGGCATAAGCGATCCGGGACGAGAGTGGCGCGTCGGGACGCCGCCATGGTCCGGGGCGGCCGAGCTCGTGGCGGCGCAACTCGCCGCCAACCGGCAGCGTGAGCCCGATGCCGGTGGCCGTGGCCGTGGCCGTGCCGGCGGCGGTCACAGCTCGATCTCCGGGACAACGATGCGCCGGCCCTCGGCCGAGCTGCGCAGCCCCAGCTCGGCCAACTGCACTCCGCGCGCGGCCGACAGCAGGCCGAACCGGTGCGGGCGACCCGCGACCACGTCGCGCAGGTACTCCTCCCACTGCAGTTTGAAACCGTTGTCCAAGTCGGCGTTCGCGGGCACCTCGAGCCACTGGTCGCGGAACGTCTCGGTCACTGGAAGATCGGGATTCCAAACGGGTTTGGGCGTGTGGGCGCGCTGCTGGGCGACACAGCGTCGCAGTCCGGCGACCGCGGAGCCGTGGGTGCCGTCGACCTGGAATTCGACGAGTTCGTCGCGGTACACCCGGACCGCCCACGACGAGTTGATCTGCGCGATGATGCCGCCCTCGATCTCGAAGATGCCGTAGGCCGCGTCGTCGGCGGTGGCGTCGTAGGGTCGGCCCTGCTCGTCCCAGCGGGTCGGGACGTGGGTGACGGTGCGGGCGGTCACCGCCTCGACGGCGCCGAGCAGCCCCTCCATCACGTAGTTCCAATGGCAGAACATGTCCACGGTGATGCCGCCGCCGTCCTCGGCGCGGTAGTTCCAACTCGGACGTTGGGCCGGCTGGCCGTCCCCCTCGAACACCCAGTAGCCGAATTCGCCGCGCATCGACAGGATGCGCCCGAAGAAGCCCTCGTCGACGAGCCGGCGCAGCTTGACCAAACCCGGCAGATAGAGCTTGTCGTGCACCACCCCGGCGACGACGCCGGCGTTCTCGGCCATCCGCGCGAGTTCCACTGCTTCGCTGAGTGTTTCGGCAGTCGGCTTCTCGGTGTAGACGTTCTTGCCCGCCTTGATCGCCGCGGTCAGGGCAGCCATCCGCCGAGAGGTGACCTGCGCGTCGAAGTACACCTCCACCGTCGGATCGGCGATCACCGATGCCAGGTCGGTGGTCCAGCCTTCGACGCCGTGGGCGGCGGCGATTTCGGCGAGCTTGTCGGCGTTGCGGCCGACCAGGATCGGTTCCACCTCGACCCTGCGGCCGTCCTCGAGCAGCAGTCCGGTGTCACGCAACGGCAGGATGGACCGCAGCAGATGTTGGCGGTAGCCCATCCGGCCGGTCACGCCATTCATCGCGATACGGAGTTTGGTGCGGCCGGAGCCGGGAGATGCAGACATGCGCGAATTCCTCGTCTAGTGAACCGGCGGATCGGACGCCGACAGCCAGTGCGGTCGATGGGACCTGGCGCCGCGACCATCTCGGCAACGAGTGGGCGGCGATGCGTGCACTTCGGAATGCGCTTTCCAAGGTAGACTGCGCAGGCGTTCCGGTCAACTCCGGAACTCTCGAAAAACGAGCGGGAGCGGCGATGGCGGCGGTAACCCTGCAGGACGTGGCGCAGCGGGCCGGAGTGTCCCAGGCCACCGCATCGCGCGTGCTCAACGGCTCGAGCCGGGTGCCGGGCGAGGATGTCGCGGATCGGGTCCGCACCGCCGCGCGCGAACTCGGCTACGTCCCCAACGCCCAGGCGCAGGCACTGGCGCGGGCCTCGACGGGACTGCTGGGCCTGGTCGTCCACGACATCGCCGACCCCTACTTTTCGTCGATCGTGCGCGGCGCGCAGGCCGCGGCGCGCGCCGCGGCCAAGCAGGTGCTGCTGGCCAGCACCGACCGGGACTTCGACATCGAACGCGAATCGGTCAGCACCTTCATCGCCCACCGCGCCGACGCGATCGTACTGGCCGGCTCGCGCCAGAGCGGGCATTTGGACCGCGAACTGGAAGCCGAGTTCGAGCGCTACCGCGCCAACGGCGGACGGTTGGTCGTCATCGGCCAGCCATTGGCATACGGCGGCGCTGTCGAGCCCGAGAACCAGGCCGCCGCAGCGGAATTGGCCGAGGCACTGATGGACGCCGGACATCGCCAATTCGCGGTGATCGGCGGCCCGGGCAGCATCCGCACCGCGGTCGATCGCCGCAACGGATTCGTCGAGGCCCTCTGCCGACGGGGGCTTTCCACGGTCGTGGAGGTCTCGGGCGACTTCACCCGCGACGGCGGGTACTCCGCGGCCCGTCGGCTGGCCGCCGCGCTGCAGCTCGAACCCGGCGCCGCGGCCGCGCCGGTGTGCGTCTTCGCCGTCACCGACGTGATGGCGATCGGCGCCATCGCCGCCTGGCGCGAGCTGGGCCTGCAGGTGCCGCGTGATGTGTGCATTGCCGGCTTCGACGACATCCCCACGCTGCGGGACCACACCCCGAGCCTGACGACCGTCGCGCTCCCGCTCGAGCGGATCGGTGCGCGTGCCGTCGAGCTCGCACTTCACGGCGCCGGCGACATCGATGACCTGCGTGAACGCGTACCCGGACGGGTCCTGCTGCGGGACAGCACCCGTCTGGACTGAGGTACGCGCACCCGGGACGCACCCCCGATGCAGTTGACAGTGTGTGCGAGGTCACGTTATCGTCGGAACCGCTTCGGAAAGCGCATTCCCAGCGGGTGAGGATCTTCGCTCCCGCGCCACTGCGACCCTTAGGAACCTCGATGGCGGTAACCGCTTCGACTCGCGCCCAGACACCGGCGGGCGGCCCGGCCGCCCGGCCCGTCGCCCCACGGGCGCGGCGGACCTTCTCCCCACGCCGCACCGCGGCTTCGGTGTGGCGGCCGCTGATCCTCGTCATCGCCCTGGTGGCCGGCTGGTGGGCGGTTACCGAGGCCCAGCTGGTGGCCCCCTACATCCTGCCGTCGCCCGCCGATACCTGGAATGCCGCCGCGGACAACGTCGGCTACCTGGCACAGCACACCTGGGTGACGACGTGGGAGACGGTGGCCGGCTTCGTGATCGCCGCCGTCCTCGGCGTGTTCATGGCGGTGGTGATGGTCTACTCCACGAGCCTGGAGAAAACGGTCTACCCCCTCATCCTCTTCGCCCAGGTGATCCCCAAGATCGCCGTCGCGCCGCTGTTCATCGTGTGGTTGGGCTTCGGTCCCTCGCCGAAGATCCTGGTCGCCGTGCTCATGGCGTTCTTCCCGATCGTCATCTCGGGGCTGGCCGGGATGCGGTCGGTGGACCCGGAGATCCTGGAACTCACCTCCACGATGGGCGCCAGCCGGTTCAAGACCTTCTGCAAGGTCCGGCTGCCGGCCGCACTGCCCCAGCTGATGTCCGGGCTCAAGGTCGCCGCCACCCTCGCGGTCACCGGTGCGGTGGTCGGCGAATTCGTCGGCGCCAATGAAGGGCTCGGCTATGTCATCCTGCAGGCGAACGGAAATATCGACACCGCAATGCTTTTCGCGGCGCTGATCATCATGTCGATGCTCGGGATCCTGATGTTCGCGATCATCGAGATCGCTGAACGCCTGCTCATCCCCTGGCATTCATCGCGGCGCATCGTCAATTCCGCCGCCGTGTGACCATCGACCCAAACGAACCAGGAGCTGATCCATGATCGTCACCCGACCCCGTCTCACGGCCGTAGCCGCGGCCGCCGCCGCGATGCTGGCGCTGGCAGGCTGCGGTAGCGGCGCCGAGAACACCGCGGCCACAGCGGGTTCCACCGCCCCGGCCACGCTGATGTTGAACTGGTATCCGTACGGTGAGCACGCCCCGTTCTACTACGGCGTGCAGGAGGGCATCTTCGCCAAGCACGGCATCGACCTGCAGGTCGACGCCGGCCAGGGCTCCACCAAGACCGCGCAGGCGGTGGGCTCGTCGAAGGTCGACTTCGGCTGGGCCGACGCACCCGCGGTGCTGAGCAACATCGACAAGGGCGTCGACATCAAGAGCGCGGGAGTCTTCCTGCAGACGACACCGTCGGCCGTGCAAGTGTTCGCCGACTCCGGGATCGAGACCCCGCAGGATCTTTCGGGCCGCACCATCGCGGTGTCCGCCGGCGACGCCCCGACCACCACGTTCCCGATCTATCTCGAAAAGGTCGGCGTCGCCGAGGATCAGGTGACCCAGCAGAGCCTGGACGCCGCGGGCAAGATGGCCGCCATGCTGGCCGGCCGGGTCGACGGGCTGATCGGCTTCTCCCACGACCAGGGCCCCACCGTTGCCGACAAGAGCGGCCGGGACGTGCATTACCTGCGTTACTCCGATGCGGGCCTGAACTTCTACAGCAACGGCCTGATCGCCAACACCGCCACCATCGAGGGTGACCCGGAACTGGTGCAATCGATGGTCGACGCGACCAGCGAGGCGTTCGCCGCGGCCGTCGCCGACCCCGACGCCGCGGTCGAGGCGATGGTCGGCAAGGATCCGCAGATGCCGCCGCGCGAGGTGCTGCTCGAACAGTGGAAACAGACCATCCCGCTGCTGTCCACCCCCGCCACCACCGATCAGGCGCCCGGCTTCAACGCCCCCGAGGACTGGACCACCACCGTCACCACCTTGACCGAGGCCGGACTGCTGGAGTCGGCGAGAGACCCCGGTGTTTACTGGGACGCGTCGTTCGCGCCCAAGGCCGAGCAGTAGGAAGGGCAACGACATGACCGCCGCAACACTCCCCCGACCGAAGACCACTGTGACCGAAGACGCCATCGCGATCGACGACCTCAACGTCACCTTCTCCTCCAAGCGCGGCACCGTGACCGCCCTGCAGGACATCAACCTGCGGGTGGCCGACGGCGAGTTCGTCTCCATCGCCGGACCGTCGGGCTGCGGTAAGTCGACGCTGCTCAAGGTCATCGCCGGGCTGACCGACTCGACCTCCGGCGAGGTGCGCCTGCGGGGCAACCCGGTCCGCGGACCGCAACGCGAGATCGGCTACGTGTTCCAGCGCGCCGCGCTGCTGGAATGGCGTTCGGTCCGGCGCAACGTGTTGCTGCAGGCGGAGATGCGGGGCATGCCGCGCAAGCTCGCCCAGCAACGCTGCGACTACCTGATCGAGATGACCGGCCTCAGCGGATTCGAGAGCGCGCTGCCGCATGAGCTGTCCGGCGGTATGCAGCAACGTGTTTCGTTGTGTCGGGCACTCCTGCACGAACCGGATGTGCTGCTGATGGACGAACCCTTCGGCGCGCTCGACGCGTTGACCCGGGAGAAGATGAACGTCGAGTTGCATCGCATCTGGCGCGAGACGGGCACCACCGTCGTCCTGGTGACGCACTCGGTCGCCGAGGCGGTGTACCTGGCAAACCGCGTGGTGGTGATGAGCCCGCGCCCGGGACGCATCGCGGAGACGCTGGGCGTCGACCTGCCCGCCGAACGTGCCTACGGCGAGACGATGGAACGCCCGGCGTTCATCAAGGTGGCCAACCGGGTGCGTGATCTACTCGGTAGCCCCACCGCCGCAGACTGACCCCGCCCCGACGTCCCCCCGCGAGCGCATTCCCCGCGAGCGTCCGAGTCTCCGGCCGACACGCCGACCGAAATGCGGAGTTTCCGCACGCTCGCGAGGGATTGGCCATGCGGAGGGCGAGGGTGAGCGGGTGGGCCATGTGAAGGATCTGAGACTGGCCGCGGGCCGCGGTTCCTTTTCGAGATTGCATCCTCGGCGTTCACATTGAGTCCATGGCGGGAATTCGGTCGATTTAGCGCCGCCAGCGCAACCTCAAAGCCACCAAGGCAATCTCGGCTTTGTCCAGCATCCATGCGGATACTCGCCACGTGGCGGCCGCCAGCGTCAACGCCCAACACGGCGCGAAAGCAGCACGAGTGGCGCACGTGCCCACCAAGACACCCGCGAACGTGCGCAAACTACGTGAAAACCCCGGCGTGTCGGCCGGGGACCCGCACTCTCGCGGGGAGAGAGGGGGCGGCCCTAGACGGCCCAGCGGCCCGAGAGGGTGCGCACGCCGACGAAGACCAGGCGCAACACCATGAACGTCGACAGCCCGGCCCAGATCCCCCACAGGCCCCAGCCGAAGGCCAGCGACAGCCAGATCAGCGGCAGGAACCCCAGCAGAGCGCTGGCCAGGGTGGCGTTGCGCATGAACTTGGCGTCGCCTGCGCCCAGCAGCACCCCGTCGAGTGCGAAAACGATTCCGGCCACCGGTAATTGGGCCACCAGGAACCACCACGGCACCCCGATGTAGTCCAACACCGACTGATCGGTGGTGAACACCTTGGGCAGCACCGTGGCGCCGGCCCCCATCACCGCCGCCAGCACCGTCGCGGCCGCGGTGGAGAACACCGTCACGCGCCCGGCCACCGCCTTGGCATGCCCGGGGCGACCGGCGCCGAGAGCGGCGCCCACCAGTGCCTGGGCGGCGATCGCCAACGAATCCAACGCCAGCGCCAGAAAGCTCCACAGCTGCAGCACCACCTGATGGGCGGCCACTGCGGCCGCACCGAAGCGCGCCGCGACCGCGGCCGCCGAGACGAAACAGGCCTGAAAGGCCAACGACCGCAACAACAGGTCCCGACCCATCACGGTCTGCGACCGCAGCACCGCCGGATCGGGACGCAGCCGCACCCGCTCGACGAGCAACGCCCGGCAGAACAGCGCCGCGGCCAACCACTGCCCGCACACATTGGCCACCGCGGAGCCGGCCAACTCCAGGCGCGGCAACCCCAGCCAGCCGTACACCAACAACGGACACAGCACCGCCGACAGCGCGAAGCCGATGATCACGTACCGCAGCGGCCGCACGGTGTCCTGGACGCCACGCATCCAGCCGTTGCCGGCCAACGAGATCAGGATCGCCGGCGCGCCCAGGATCGCGATGCGCAGCCACGGCAACGCGGCCTCGGCGATGTCGTCGGAACCGGCGATGACGGTGACCACCGGCGCGGCGAAGGCCTCCACCACGGCGATGATCAGCAGCCCCAGCCCGACCGCCAGCCAGGTGGCCTGGACCCCCTCGTGCAGCGCGGCCGGGCGGTCGCCGGCGCCGTAGTGCCGCGCCGAACGGGCGGTGGTCCCGTAGGACAGGAAGGTGCCCTGCGAGGCCACCAACGAGAGGATCAACCCGCCGATGGCCAGGCCCGCGAGGGCGAGCGCACCGAGGCGGCCCACCACCGCGAGGTCGAACAGCAGGTACAACGGTTCGGCGGCCAGCACCCCGAGGGCCGGCAGTGCCAGCCCGGCGATGGTACGGCTCGACGGCGCCTCCGGGTCACCCGAGGGCCGCACGCAACTCCCTGACCACCTCGGCCACGGTGCCCGTCGTCGAATAGCCCGCGGCGAGCCGATGGCCGCCACCACCGAATCCCGTTGCCACGGTGGACAGGTCGTAGGACTTGGCGCGCATCGACACCGACCAGTGTTCCGGTTCGATCTCCTTGAACACCACCGAGACCTCGGCCTGTTGGGCGGTGCGGACGATGTCGACGATGCTCTCGACCTCCTCCGGCCGCGCGTCGACCCACTCGTGGTGGGCGACGACGGCGTAGACGAGACCGCTGCCGTCCAGCGCCTCGGGGATCAGCTGCGCCGAGGACAGCACCCGCGCCAGCATCGGCAGCCAGGAGAACGGGTGGGTGTCGAGCAGCGTGCGGCTGATCGCGGCGTTGTCGACGCCGAGTTCGACCAGCCGGGCCGCGAGCCGGTGCGCCCGCGGGCTGGCCCAGCGAAACGATCCGGTGTCGGTGATCAGCCCCGCGTACAGGCAGTGCGCGACGAACTTGTCGATCGGTTTGTCCCAGGCATCCAGCAACTCCGCGATCAGCAGCGTCGTCGAATCGGCCGACGGGTCGACGTAGTTGGCCGAGCCGAACAGCTGGTTGGACGCGTGGTGGTCGATGACGAGCACCTCGGGCCGCGCACCGTGCTCGTCGCGATCCAGCAGCGCGCGCAGTCCGCCGAGGCGGTTGACGCTGGGGATGTCGACGGTGACCACCAGGTCGGGGTGCGGATGCACCTGTTCCGGGCGTGCCAGCAGATGCCCGCCGGGCAGGCTCTGCAGCGACTCCGGCAGCACCGCCGGCGCGGCAAAGCTGACCACCACGTCCTTGTCCGCCTGCTCGAGCACCTGCGCCAACGCCAGGCCCGCGCCGATGGTGTCGGCGTCGGGATACACATGCGCGACGACGACGATGGTCTCGGCGCGGTCGAGCACGTCTGCGGCCCCGCGCGCGTCGACGCGGGTTCCTACCAGGGCTGTGTCAGCCGTCGGTTCGATCGCCGTCACCGGTGTCCTCGGGTTCGGTCGGTTGGGCTCCCTCGTTGCCCTCCACCCCAGTGACACGGTACGGGTCGGCCTCCCCCGCCGGTTTGGCACCCTCGCGAACCCGGGCCAGGTCGGCGTCGGCGGCCCGCGCCCGGGCCAGCAACTCCTCCATCCGATGGGCGGCATCCGGCACGGTGTCGCGCTCGAAGGCCAGCGTGGGGGTGTACCGAACTCCGGTTCCCGCACCGACTTTCGTCCGCAGCACGCCCTTGGCGCTCTCCAGTGCGGCCGCCGCCCCGACGTAGTCGGGTTCCTCGTCGAGGCTGCGGCCCAGCACGGTGTAGTACAGCGTGGCGTCGTGCAGATCACCGGTCACCTTGGCGTCGGTGATCGTGACGCCTGCCAGCCGCGGATCCTTGATCTCGTACTCGATTGCCGAGGCGACGATCGTCGAGATCCGCTTGGCCAGCCGTTTCGCCCGCGCGGGATCGGCCATCGCTAGCTGAACCTGCCGGTCTTATTCGCTGCGCTCATCATCCGCGCTCTTTTTCCACCAGCTCGTAGGCCTCGATGACGTCGCCTTCCTTGATGTCGTTGTAGGTCAGAGTCAGGCCACATTCGTAGCCGTCGCGGACCTCGGTGACATCGTCCTTCTCGCGCTTCAGTGAGGACACCGTCAGATTCTCGGCGACCACCACGTTGTCACGCAGCAGTCGCGCCTTGGCGTTGCGCCGCATGATGCCGGAGGTGACCAGGCAGCCGGCGATGTTGCCGACCTTCGACGACCGGAAGATCGCCCGGATCTCGGCGCGGC from Mycolicibacterium sp. MU0053 includes:
- a CDS encoding Gfo/Idh/MocA family protein; translation: MSASPGSGRTKLRIAMNGVTGRMGYRQHLLRSILPLRDTGLLLEDGRRVEVEPILVGRNADKLAEIAAAHGVEGWTTDLASVIADPTVEVYFDAQVTSRRMAALTAAIKAGKNVYTEKPTAETLSEAVELARMAENAGVVAGVVHDKLYLPGLVKLRRLVDEGFFGRILSMRGEFGYWVFEGDGQPAQRPSWNYRAEDGGGITVDMFCHWNYVMEGLLGAVEAVTARTVTHVPTRWDEQGRPYDATADDAAYGIFEIEGGIIAQINSSWAVRVYRDELVEFQVDGTHGSAVAGLRRCVAQQRAHTPKPVWNPDLPVTETFRDQWLEVPANADLDNGFKLQWEEYLRDVVAGRPHRFGLLSAARGVQLAELGLRSSAEGRRIVVPEIEL
- a CDS encoding LacI family DNA-binding transcriptional regulator, producing MAAVTLQDVAQRAGVSQATASRVLNGSSRVPGEDVADRVRTAARELGYVPNAQAQALARASTGLLGLVVHDIADPYFSSIVRGAQAAARAAAKQVLLASTDRDFDIERESVSTFIAHRADAIVLAGSRQSGHLDRELEAEFERYRANGGRLVVIGQPLAYGGAVEPENQAAAAELAEALMDAGHRQFAVIGGPGSIRTAVDRRNGFVEALCRRGLSTVVEVSGDFTRDGGYSAARRLAAALQLEPGAAAAPVCVFAVTDVMAIGAIAAWRELGLQVPRDVCIAGFDDIPTLRDHTPSLTTVALPLERIGARAVELALHGAGDIDDLRERVPGRVLLRDSTRLD
- a CDS encoding ABC transporter permease: MAVTASTRAQTPAGGPAARPVAPRARRTFSPRRTAASVWRPLILVIALVAGWWAVTEAQLVAPYILPSPADTWNAAADNVGYLAQHTWVTTWETVAGFVIAAVLGVFMAVVMVYSTSLEKTVYPLILFAQVIPKIAVAPLFIVWLGFGPSPKILVAVLMAFFPIVISGLAGMRSVDPEILELTSTMGASRFKTFCKVRLPAALPQLMSGLKVAATLAVTGAVVGEFVGANEGLGYVILQANGNIDTAMLFAALIIMSMLGILMFAIIEIAERLLIPWHSSRRIVNSAAV
- a CDS encoding ABC transporter substrate-binding protein, whose product is MIVTRPRLTAVAAAAAAMLALAGCGSGAENTAATAGSTAPATLMLNWYPYGEHAPFYYGVQEGIFAKHGIDLQVDAGQGSTKTAQAVGSSKVDFGWADAPAVLSNIDKGVDIKSAGVFLQTTPSAVQVFADSGIETPQDLSGRTIAVSAGDAPTTTFPIYLEKVGVAEDQVTQQSLDAAGKMAAMLAGRVDGLIGFSHDQGPTVADKSGRDVHYLRYSDAGLNFYSNGLIANTATIEGDPELVQSMVDATSEAFAAAVADPDAAVEAMVGKDPQMPPREVLLEQWKQTIPLLSTPATTDQAPGFNAPEDWTTTVTTLTEAGLLESARDPGVYWDASFAPKAEQ
- a CDS encoding ABC transporter ATP-binding protein, translating into MTAATLPRPKTTVTEDAIAIDDLNVTFSSKRGTVTALQDINLRVADGEFVSIAGPSGCGKSTLLKVIAGLTDSTSGEVRLRGNPVRGPQREIGYVFQRAALLEWRSVRRNVLLQAEMRGMPRKLAQQRCDYLIEMTGLSGFESALPHELSGGMQQRVSLCRALLHEPDVLLMDEPFGALDALTREKMNVELHRIWRETGTTVVLVTHSVAEAVYLANRVVVMSPRPGRIAETLGVDLPAERAYGETMERPAFIKVANRVRDLLGSPTAAD
- a CDS encoding MATE family efflux transporter — encoded protein: MRPSGDPEAPSSRTIAGLALPALGVLAAEPLYLLFDLAVVGRLGALALAGLAIGGLILSLVASQGTFLSYGTTARSARHYGAGDRPAALHEGVQATWLAVGLGLLIIAVVEAFAAPVVTVIAGSDDIAEAALPWLRIAILGAPAILISLAGNGWMRGVQDTVRPLRYVIIGFALSAVLCPLLVYGWLGLPRLELAGSAVANVCGQWLAAALFCRALLVERVRLRPDPAVLRSQTVMGRDLLLRSLAFQACFVSAAAVAARFGAAAVAAHQVVLQLWSFLALALDSLAIAAQALVGAALGAGRPGHAKAVAGRVTVFSTAAATVLAAVMGAGATVLPKVFTTDQSVLDYIGVPWWFLVAQLPVAGIVFALDGVLLGAGDAKFMRNATLASALLGFLPLIWLSLAFGWGLWGIWAGLSTFMVLRLVFVGVRTLSGRWAV
- a CDS encoding DHH family phosphoesterase, with the protein product MTAIEPTADTALVGTRVDARGAADVLDRAETIVVVAHVYPDADTIGAGLALAQVLEQADKDVVVSFAAPAVLPESLQSLPGGHLLARPEQVHPHPDLVVTVDIPSVNRLGGLRALLDRDEHGARPEVLVIDHHASNQLFGSANYVDPSADSTTLLIAELLDAWDKPIDKFVAHCLYAGLITDTGSFRWASPRAHRLAARLVELGVDNAAISRTLLDTHPFSWLPMLARVLSSAQLIPEALDGSGLVYAVVAHHEWVDARPEEVESIVDIVRTAQQAEVSVVFKEIEPEHWSVSMRAKSYDLSTVATGFGGGGHRLAAGYSTTGTVAEVVRELRAALG
- the rbfA gene encoding 30S ribosome-binding factor RbfA; the protein is MADPARAKRLAKRISTIVASAIEYEIKDPRLAGVTITDAKVTGDLHDATLYYTVLGRSLDEEPDYVGAAAALESAKGVLRTKVGAGTGVRYTPTLAFERDTVPDAAHRMEELLARARAADADLARVREGAKPAGEADPYRVTGVEGNEGAQPTEPEDTGDGDRTDG